TCTCTTTAATAATCTAAGTTTGCGAGCCACATTGCCAGAATGTACATCTAATGGGCAAGACAGTATTGCGGGACTTATATTTTTCCATAACCCAAAATCTACATTCGTAGAACTATCTCTTACCATCCACCGTAAAAACATATTTATTCTTTTTGCAGCGGAGCCCTTCAATGGGTCAGATACATGTTTTGTTGTTCGTTGTTCATACGGCAATTCAAAAAATATTTTCTTGAATTTTGATATTGTGGGCTGTAAGCTATCTTTTTCTTGATGCGTAGTAAAAATACCTTCTAACCCATTATGGTTTAAGTAAATGTTTTTAAGGCTCAGAATAAAATAGGTAAGGTCGATGTCATTGAAGGTTCTATGAACGAATCCTGCCAAATTTTCGAGATCGTTAATAGTGTGGTTAAGAACAAAATCATGTGGACTTTGCCCCATCAAGTGCATTAATTTATGTGAATTATTGATGATACTTTTTCTATTCCCCCAAGCTATGGTAGCAGTTAAAAATGCGCTTATTTCAATGTCTTCTTTAGTAGTGAAAAGATGGGGTATTTGTATTGGGTCTGTTTCTAAAAACTGTGGGTTATTATATTGAATAACCTTTTCTTCTAAAAATAACCTCAATTCACTTTTTGTCATTCTAATGGGATTTCTAAAAACTTCATTACTAATAAAGGACCTACTAGAATCATATTATAACACGCATGCATTAACATAGACCATAGTAGTCCAAATTTAACTCGTATAAAACCCAATAAAAAACCTACGCTTATTTGCGGTGCAACCAATAAGGGCGAAAGAAGCCAAACTTCAGTTGATAGTTCAAAATTACTGATATGAATAAACCCGAAAATAATCGTCAGTATATAAAAAGCTGATGTGAAAAATTTAGAGTTTTTAAAAAATACCAACGGGCCTCTGAATAATAATTCCTCAAAAAAAGGTGCAGCTAAAACGGCCAAACTAAAAATTGCAATCAACGAATTGTTTTCGAATAAATCATCCATTGCATGTTTGCCTAATTCAATAGAAAATATGCTCTGAATAATACTAGCGATTATTAATAATAAAATACTTGAACTTAAGGCTATAACCAGTAATTTAAATAATACCCTAAACCGATAGGCAAGAGTTATATTTTCATCTGGAATGTAAACCGGATGTTTAGCGAAATTTATAAGTTTCTGTAACATATTGATTATAGAGAAGCTTCTAGTATGGTCTTATCAACAATTTTACCGTCGACCATGGTAAGTTTACGGTCGGCCATTTCAGCTAGTTCTTCGTTATGAGTTACTATCACAAATGTTTGGCCAAATTTTTCTCTAAGTTCAAAGAAAAGTTTATGAAGATTATCGGCGCTTTCGGAATCTAGATTGCCGCTTGGTTCATCAGCAAAAATAATGGAAGGGTTATTAATTAGAGCTCTTGCCACGGCAACGCGTTGCTGTTCTCCTCCGGAAAGCTCAGATGGTTTGTGCTGATATCTATGAGATAAACCTAAGAAATCTAAAAGCTCTTTTGCTCTAGTTTCTGCGTTAGACCTTGATGTTTTCTTAATGAATGCGGGTAAACAAACATTTTCTAAAGCAGTAAATTCTGGTAATAATTGATGAAATTGAAAAATAAAACCAATATGCTCGTTTCTAAATTTTGCTAAATCTTTATCATTAAGATTCGTTGTATCAATACTATTTATTAAAAGCGTGCTATCTGTTCTGTTAGATTGAATATCTAAAGTACCCAGTATTTGCAAAAGTGTAGTTTTACCAGCTCCTGATGCGCCTACTATAGAAACAATTTCTCCCTTTTTAATATGTAAGTTAACCCCTTTTAAAACTTCTAACTTACCGTAGTATTTGTGAATATTAGAAGCTTTAATCATAAGAGAAACTGGTATTATTTAATTGTAAGGTCATTTTCAAAATTAATCAAAAAGGAGCATGTTTTAAATAGTATGCCCAATATTAGTTTAATTATTTGAACTTAAAATGAAATGAATTTGAAAATGAATATTTTTGAATTTCTTAATTTTCAGATAATTTTAATGCAGTTGATAAAAGAATGCATTAATTTTGTTCAAGATAATTTTAAATATATTAAACATAAAACAATAAATATGTCCCCATATAGAAGTTTAGAAGAGTACAATCTTGAAATTACCGATGAAGTAAAAAGTAGGTATTCTTCAATTATAGATGAGATTGGTGAAGATGTTAGTAGAGAGGGATTAGTTAAGACACCAGAACGTGCAGCTAAAGCTATGTTATTTTTAACCCAGGGCTATCAACAAGATGCAGTTGAAATTTTAAAAGGCGCTATGTTCAAAGAAGATTATGATGATATGGTTATCATAAAAGATATTGAATTATATTCTTTGTGTGAGCACCATATGTTACCATTTTTTGGAAAAGCTCATATAGCATATATTCCTAATGGACATATAGTTGGTTTAAGTAAAATTCCTCGTGTAGTTGATGTTTTTGCAAGAAGGCTACAAGTTCAGGAACGTTTAACTCATGATATTTTGGAATGTATTAATAATACTTTAAAACCAAAAGGGGTTGCTGTGGTTATTGAAGCTTCGCATATGTGTATGATGATGCGCGGTGTTCAAAAACAAAACTCTGTTACTACAACTTCTGGTTTTAGAGGGCAGTTCGAGAAAATTGAAACACGAAATGAATTTCTTAAACTGATCAGTGCAAAACTTTCGTAAATAGCATATTTTTTTAAAAATTTGTCTCTAAAATTTGGCATCTTTGTTGTATTCCTTAAAAAGAATAACTAATTTTTAAGTATGTCAATTTTAAAAGATAAAAAATATAAGCAACTTTTTATGGGGTTGCTTTTTGATGGTATAGGAATGCTTTCATTCGCAATACCGTTTGTAGGCGAATTTTCTGATATTGTTTGGGCGCCGCTCTCCGGTTATTTAATGACCAGAATGTACAAAGGCAAAGTTGGGCAAGCGGCCGGTGTTTTTACTTTTATAGAAGAAATTATTCCAGGATTTGATATTATACCTTCGTTTACCTTAATGTGGCTTTACACATATGTTTTTAAAAGTGCTAAAAAAGGTAAAACAATTGAAGTCTAAATAAGAGCTTTTATTTTTTCAAAAAACTTAACTTTATCTCAAATTATATAAGTTTTGAAGAGAAGAAGTTTTGTTGCTAAATCTAGCTTAGGTAGTCTTTCAACTTTATTAGGTGTAGATATTATTTATAAAGAACTGATGCCCAAGGGGTATATTCCCTTAGCCTTTCAAGAAATAGATCCTTTTGCTTTGTTTAAGAAAGATGAAGCCATGGTTGTTTTAAATGATAAACCATGGAATATGGAGGCACAGGCGCATTTACTTAACGATCGAATTACCCCTAATAAATACATGTTTATTCGTAATAACGGGTTACTGCCAGAGAATATTGACGAGAAAACTTGGGAATTGAAAATCGATGGAGAATCTGTTGTTACTCCGAAATCCTATACACTTGCCGATTTAAAATCAAAATTTAAACACTATACTTATCAGTTAACATTGGAATGTGGTGGTAATGGTAGAAGTGAATTTAACCCACCAGCAAAAGGAAATCAATGGACTATTGGTGCGGTATCTTCTGCTGAATGGACAGGTGTGCGGCTAAAAGATGTTTTGGCCGATGCCGGAGTAAAAGATGATGCCGTGTACATAGGATACCATGCTGCAGATTTGCATTTGAGTAGAAACCCAACTAAAGAACCTATTTCAAGAGGTGTCCCGTTATCAAAAGCTATGCAAGACGAAACTTTATTGGCATTTGCTATGAACGGGGAAGATATCCCACTTATACATGGTTTTCCTTTACGTTTGGTTTGTGGCGGTTGGCCAGCTTCTACCTCGGGAAAATGGTTGCAAACTATCAGTATCCGAAACAAAGTGCATGACGGTGAAAAAATGGAAGGTAGTTCTTATCGAGTACCTTGTGAAACTGTAGCGCCTGGCGAAACAGTTGCTGATGAAGATATGTGTATTATTGAATCTATGCCTATTAAATCGTTAATTACATATCCAAAATCCGGAGCACTTATTAATGAAGGTAACAAGCTTAAAATTAATGGACATGCATGGGCCGGTGAACTTGCTGTAAGTGAGTTAGCGTATTCAATTGATTATGGTACTTCTTGGAAAACTGCTAGTTTAGAAAATGCTAAAAATAGATTGGCATGGCAACATTTTAAGGCAACTATCACTTTTCCGAAAAAAGGGTATTATGAAATATGGGCTCGTGCAACAGATTCTAACGGTACGTCGCAACCAATGGTACTTCCAGGGTGGAACCCAAAAGGATATTTAAATAATGCCTGTCATAGAATTGCTGTAAAAGTCGTGTAATGTTAGAAAAAGAAGAAAACGATAGAATAGTTTTTAAACCCATCTTTAAGGTTATTATTCTCCTTTTTACAGGTTTTATAGTTTTTGGAGCAATTATATTTTTAGTATTTGGACCAAACCAGACAGAGGTTGAAATTAATGATGAAGATCCAGAGTTAATAGAAAATGGTATTCATGTACGAACAGGTTTAATTGAAGCAGAAGGGCTTCAGACTGTAATTACTAATTGTACTACTTGCCATTCTTCTAAACTAATTATTCAGAATAGAATGGGAGAGGAGCAATGGAATGCTACTATTAGATGGATGCAAAAATCCCAAGGGTTATGGCCATTAGGTGAAAATCAAAAAGTAATTGTTGACTATTTAACTAAAAATTATCCTTTAATAGAAAAGGGCAGAAGGCCACCATTAACAAATATAGAGTGGTATACTTTAGATTAAAATAAAAGAAGCCCTTTTGTCCAAAAAGACAAAAGGGCTTTAAAATTTGGTTTAGGTGCTAATTATAATGGTATACTTATTCCTAAATTTACGTTTCTGCCGATATTTAAAATACCATCGGTTTTTAATCTCGACAAATGAGATATGTACTCCTTATCTAATATATTTTTGGCACTTAGTTTTAAATCAATTAACTGATTTGAAACCTTAATAGTTGAACCAATACCTAAATTTAATAATGTATAGCCGTCAGTAGAAGTTTCAAAATCGCTAACTTTATTTTGAGCAAAGAAAGATTTCAAGGTAAGAAACCCATAACCGCTATTTAGGTTTTTATTGATTTTGCTAAATTCAAATCGTAGTGTATTCGCCCAGTTATTGGCAGGAATTAATGGTAAATTTCCATTACTTTTTAATTCACCGGTTACCGTCGAAAAGTTACTTTCTAAATGCAACCAATCTAAAGGGTGTGGATGATAGTGTAAACCTACTTCACCCCCAAATAAATTTGCATCTTGTTGTTGGTATAGAAATACAGCATCACCATCTATATTTGTACCGTTTGGTTCTAAATAAATATAATCGGAAATTGAATTGTAAAATCCGTTAACATAAAATTCAAAATGTTCATTTTTAAATTCTAATGATACATCAGTCTGTATATTTCTTTCATTATTTAGATTTGCATTACCGACCTCAAAACGATTAGTGCCTTCATGAGAACCATTAGAAGTAAGCTCAGCCAAATTGGGAGCTCTAAAACCTGAAGCAATATTAACACGTGTAATCAGCGATTTGGTGACATCAAACTTAAAACCAGCTGCAATGTTAAAGCTATTAAAATTTTTATCCAATGCTGCAACATAACCTTCTTGCTCAATTATGCCGTTTTGTTCGCTATTGATCGTACGTGTATCAAACCTAAGCCCTAGTTGTATATCACTTTTGTTAAAATGTATGTGTGAAGTAGCTAAAATTCCAACATCATTGGTTGTTGCATTCGGAATTAAAATTTCTTCTCCATAATTTTTATTTGTTTGGTTCATACCTTGAACTCCAATGATTGTCTCTACTGCACCTATCTTGGCTAAGTTATAATGTATATTATAACTTAGGGTTTCTAATTTCATATCTAAGGCCGGACTTTCTTCTTCATGTTCTTCCTCTCCTTCTTCATGTTCTTCCTCGTGGTGATGGTCTTCGTATTCCTCTCGATTATTTGCAGTATAACCAATTATCGCTTGTAAGCTAGAGTTGTTGAAGTAGATATTAGTTTTAGAACTTAAAATATGGCTTGTAATATTTTGAAATGGTTCCAACGGTGTTCGGTTAGTAGATTGCTCGCCTATTTCTTCAGGTATTCCTAATTCCGAATTGTTATAGTTATAGCGTATTTCAGTTTTAAAATTGGATAACTGATAGGCTAATCCTGTTTTTAAATCTTTTTCATTAAATCTTGAATTTGTAACACGCTCATCACCCCCAGTTTTATAATCAATATGAGAGCTACCACCAGCTCTGACTAAGAATTTTAATTTTTCTGAAGATGTTTTGAACCCTCCATTACCATTAAAACCTTGTGTATTGGTGAAATAGTTTAAATTAATATCACCATTAATTTCATTTGAATTTGCAAATTTCTCAGGATTTAAATAAAGTACGCCACCTAAAGCATCAGAGCCATATAGTAAGGATGCAGGTCCTTTTATAACTTCAACGCTCTCTATACCGGCATCACTAATGCCTAAACCATGTTCATCACCAAATTGTTGGTTTTCCAAGAGTATGCCTTGTGTGTACGTTAGAACTCTATTTGAACTTAATCCTCTGATAACAGGTTTTCCTATCCCAACACCAGTAGAAACGCTTTCAACTCCGGGTATAGTTGTTATGCCTTCAGATAAATTAATTGCACCAGTAGATTTTAAATCTTGAATACTTGTTCTTTCTACCTTCATAACATTTTCACGTTGCAATTTGTGAAAAGGGGTAGATACAATAACTTCTTCCATTTCAATTGCACTAGAGGTAAGCGCTATGGAAAGTTGATTTGATGTGCCAATAATGTCCACGGTTTGCGAATAAGACTGAAAACCTATATAAGATATTACTATTTTAAATTTACCAGTTGGTAAATTGGTTATTTCATAGTAACCATCAACATCGGTAACCGTGCCTTTTTCTAGTTGGGGAAAATAAAGCGATACTTGTTCTAAGGGCTCTTGATTTTCATTGTTTATTATCTTTCCTGATAATGAGTTTTGAGCAAATGTAAATTGTGCTAACAATGCCAATAGCATTGTTATATAAAGATTTTTCATATAAAATTGTATTAATGTTTTAAAGCTTAAACTTGTTATAAATAGAATTTTAACAAGTTGGCGGCCCTCTTAATACAAAATGAAGTTGTTGATATTTACTTAAAAAAAAGTAGTTATTAATTATGTCCTCCGTAATAATGACTTCATCAATAAATTGTGGGTATTTAAATTCAGGATAATAAAAAGTAGAAAATTGATAATGGTCAAAATCGCAATCGAATTCAACTGCATGAATATGTAACTCTTTAGAAACACAATGCAGTTCTTCGTGTTCGTTTAAGGCATGAGAAATTTTAATAAAATAGGGACCTAATAAACCAGCCATTAAAATAAAGGCAACTATTGGGTATACTATTTTGACTTTCACAGTACTCATCATTACAAATCTAACTAATGGAAGGTCGATATAACTGTTAAAGAACTATTAAATTAATTGAATAAAAATCCGAATCCTAATCGTTTCAGCATCTTCTTTTCAAATGCCCAAAAGAATTTGAATTGGCCAAATAACCAACCAAATAGTACCAATAGTATTTGATAAAAAGGGAATATTAATAAAATTCGCAAAAACCAGTAGATTGTTGTTCCCCACCAAGTTTCTGGAAAATTAGCTAGTTCTAAGCCAATTAAATTTAAAAAAGGTTTTGCTACATACACTGAGGAAGAACCAGTTATAGCAAAGACGAAAAAAATTATTATTAATTGAAAATTATTGGAAATTCCCCAACGTTCTTTTAATTTTTGCATATTTACTTTTAAAGCTGGTAAATATACTTTTTATATGCGGGGTACAAAAGGTCCAAGTCGTTGATTATACTTTCTTTGAAAATAGATAAAGTAATTATAAAGTTTATAGTTTACTTCATATCCATAATCTATTTGACTTGAGTAATCAATTTGTAATTCATAAAGGTTAGGACTAAAACGTGATGGCTGTAAAACTCTTTGGTTCCATTCTAAAACCATGATGTAATTTCTATTTTCAAGAAAATTTTGTGAATAATATCCTTCTGGTTTTGCTATAGAATTTAGCCAAGTATAAAATCCAGGTTCAATAATAATTATTTCATACTCAGTTAAATCGCTGGAAATTTTAATTGTGTCGCCTTTTACTTGTTTAAATGTTTCTTTTTCGCTTTTAGATATTTCTAAAGCTTCTTTAGCTGTACTACAATTTAGTATCAGTACTGCCAGGCCACAGGTTAAAATAGAATTTAAAAATAAACGAATTGTCTTTTCCTTTTTCATAGAATATAAGATACAAAAAAACCCGCTTACAATTGTAAGCGGGTTAATAATTAGAATCTTTGAATTTTATTTACCGAAAAGACCTCCTAAAAGACCTCCAAGTCCACCTTTACTTTTATTACTGCCCATTACCATACCAGCTACATCATCTAAAATACTTCCGTCACCATCAGCATCTAAAAGCGTTGTAATTAAACTTTGGTTTTCTTTTGGTTGACCACCTAACATACTGCCTAATAAAGCATTCATTCCAGAACCGTCGCTTACATTACTTTGTGCAGTTTGCTTACCTATGTATCCCATTACAATAGGAGCGGCAATTTTCAAAATTTGAGCAATAGAACCGGTGTCTAAACCAGATTTTTGGCTTAATGCGTTTTCTACTTGTGGTTGCTTGTTTCCAAAAACATGACCTAATATTCCAGCACCGTCAGCCATAACATTATCATCAACACCTCCACTGAATAAACCACCTAGGTTGTCTAAAATACTACCGTTATGGTTGTTCGATAAAGCACTCATAAGTCCTGCAGCACCTTCTGGCGAAGATACATTTTTCTTCATTGCACCTAATAATAAAGGCATTGCCATACTAAGAACATCTGCAGTTTTTCCTTCCGGCTGGTTGGTTTGTCCTGCTACACCACTTATTAATTGTTTGCCCATTGGACTGTTTAATAAATCTAATAATCCTGCCATTTCTATAGTTAATTTAATGTTAGTGCCGAAAAATACAAAAAAGAGTCAAGAAAATTGACTTGTGAACAACTATTTTAGTAGTGAAATTATTTGTGAAGCTAATTCCAGTCCTATACGTTCTTGTGCTTCTAGTGTAGCCGCTCCAATGTGTGGAGAAAGCGATATGCTAGGATGCATTAGTATCTTAATTTCGGGTTTTGGTTCTGACTCATAAACATCAAGCCCAGCAAAGGATACGGTGCCATTCTCTAAAGCTTCTACAAGTGCAACTTCATCTATAACACCTCCACGGGCAGCATTTACAATACCAACACCTTTTTTCATTTGCGAAAATTCTGCTTTTCCTAGAACATAATTTTGTTGTTCCGGTATATGTAGAGAAATATAATCGGACTTTTTTATAAGATCAGACTTGTCAGTATTCTTTAAATGAAACGATACTTTTTTACCGTCAAAAAAAACGAGTTCTAAATTAGCATCCTTTACTTCGGGGTCATAATATATGACATTCATACCTGCACCAATAGCTAATTTAGCTGTTGCTTGGCCAATGTTTCCAAACCCAAATATACCTAATGTTTTACCTCTTAATTCGGTACCTTTTGAATAGGACTTTTTAAGTTCCTTAAAGTTGCTGTCACCTTCTAATGGCATATTTCTATTGGCATCGTAAAGAAAACGAACACCCCCAAAAAGGTGTGCAAAAACAAGTTCTGCAACGGATTCCGATGAGGCTGCAGGTGTATTTACGACATGTATATTTTTAGATTTAGCATAAGCAACATCTATGTTGTCCATGCCAACACCACCACGACCAATAAGCTTTATAGTAGGGCAAACATCAATTAACTCTTTTCTTACTTTGGTTGCACTGCGAACTAATAAAGCAACAATCTTATGTTCGTTAATATAGTTGGCCAATTGTTCTTGGGCCACAGTGGTTGTAATTATCTCAAATCCAGCTTTTTCTAATTCGGCTATACCATTTTTAGAAATACCATCATTAGCTAAAATCTTCATAATTTTATTTATTGTTTATAGGTTGAGTAAAAGATTATAAATGCAATAATTAACGATTCGGTTAATTATCCTTTTCGCTCCATTTCACTCATTACGTCTACCAAAACACCAACACTTTCTAATGAAAGGGCGTTGTACATACTTGCTCTATAACCACCTACAGAACGGTGGCCGTTTAGACCGTTAATGCCGGCGTCTTTTAGCATTTCTTCAAATGTACTTTTTAAACTTTCTTCCGTAAGGTTAAAAGTAGCATTCATTAGTGAACGATCTTCGGTATTGGCATATCCTTCAAAAACAGGATTAAGGTCTATTTCAGAATATAATAATCTTGCTTTTTTCTCATTAATCTCTTCAATAGCGGCAATACCACCTAGGCTTTTTAACCACTCTAACGTTAACATAGAAGTATATACAGGAAATACAGGTGGTGTGTTAAACATACTGTCTTTGCTAATATGTACTTTATAGTCTAGCATTGAAGGAATTTTTCTAGATACTTTTCCTAAAATATCTTCTTTTATAACCACTAAGGTTGCCCCAGCCGGACCCATATTTTTTTGAGCACCTGCATATATTAAATCGAATTGAGAAAAATCTAAACTTCTTGAAAAAATATCGGAACTCATATCACATACTAACGGTGTATTTGTTTTTGGGAATTTTTTGAACTGAGTCCCATAAATGGTATTGTTTGATGTGATATGTAAATAATCAAGTCCGTCAGGTACAGAATACCCTTTAGGGATATACCTAAAATCTTCATCTTTAGATGAGCCCACTTCAACAACATCTCCAAATAATTTAGCCTCCTTAATAGCCTTGTCGCTCCAAGTACCTGTATTTAAGTAACCTGCTTTTTTATTTAAAAGATTATAAGCTACCATTAAAAACTCAAGACTTGCACCGCCATGTAGAAAAAGAGCTTGATATCCTTTATCTGTAAGATTTAATAATTCTAATGCTAAAGACCGTGCATTTTCCATTACAGCAACAAAATCTTTACTTCTATGAGAAATTTCTATAAGTGAAAGTCCAGAACCATTAAAGTCCATTACAGCTTCTGAAGCCTTTAACAATACTTCTTTGGGTAATATACAAGGACCTGCACTAAAATTATGTTTTTTCATGTTGAATGTAATTTAAGGATGCAAAGGTCAGGATTTTTTCAAGAATTTGCGATACTGAAGGGTATTTTATTCTACGATGTTCTCAACAGAAAATCAACCGTGTCTATAGCATCGGCATAGTCTTTTAAAGTTGGTTTTTGTGTTTGTCCAAATTCAATTTCCCTTTCTATAAAACCTGAGGAGACTATACATTGAATTTTATCTTCTTCTTGCTTTAGTTTATATTTTAAATCTTCTAAATCGTTATAATATTCATAAAACAAAGAGGCAATAGGGGAGCCATAACTTTCTTCCTCCTTTAAAATTAAAAAGCCGTTATCCAGAATTTTAAATTCACTCATTAAATAAACGGCCTTATTGTAATCATAATTATTGGCGTATTTATTATGATTAATAATGCCATTTTGAGAGAAAATAGCTTTAAAAAAAGTATCGACATTGTAATCTTTTGGAATAAATATTTTAGAAACACTGCGGCAACCTAGTCCAAAATATCTAAAAATATCTTCACCTAAGGCAGTTAAATCTTCATTGGTTTCTTCACCAGTCAAAACAGCCACGGAGTTCCTATTTTTTCTTATAATATTTGGTTTTTTTCCAAAATAATATTCAAAATACCTTGACGTGTTATTACTACCTGTAGCAATTACAGCATCGTAATTTTCAAGTTTTTCTTTGGTGAAAATTACTCGGCCTTTAAAATAAGGCGCTACATCTTCTAAATACCTTACAAGTAAAGGAATTAATTTTTGGTCGTTACTGGATAGTTTAACCAGTGCTTTATTACCAGTAATTAATACACAAATTAAATCATGAAAACCTACCAATGGTATATTGCCGGCCATAATAAGGGCAACAATTTTTTCTTTATTAGTGTTTATGTCATAATTAATTAACCAATTATCTATATTTTCCTTGGTCAATAAATTGCCCCATTCTTCAAAAGCATACATACAATTATCTACGGTAAACCAACCATTATAATGTTGGGCCATTTCAATTTCGTCTTTAAAAGATAAAAACCATTCGTTATTAATAGCATCAGAAGTGCTGTCAGATTTAATAAATTCACAAAATGTTCTTAGAAATTCTCCAAGTTTAACAAAAGCTTCTATAGTAAGGTTACGATGACTCATTATATTTGTATACTAATTAGGTAGGAATTACCTTTGTGCAAAAATAAGCATGCCCGTTCTTTTTTGGGCATTTTAATGAAGAAGAAATTATGGCTATTATAATAACTGATGAATGTATTAATTGT
The genomic region above belongs to Maribacter hydrothermalis and contains:
- a CDS encoding TIGR02757 family protein, translating into MTKSELRLFLEEKVIQYNNPQFLETDPIQIPHLFTTKEDIEISAFLTATIAWGNRKSIINNSHKLMHLMGQSPHDFVLNHTINDLENLAGFVHRTFNDIDLTYFILSLKNIYLNHNGLEGIFTTHQEKDSLQPTISKFKKIFFELPYEQRTTKHVSDPLKGSAAKRINMFLRWMVRDSSTNVDFGLWKNISPAILSCPLDVHSGNVARKLRLLKRKQNDSKALAELDYNLRKLDPLDPVKYDFALFGLGVFEKF
- a CDS encoding CPBP family intramembrane glutamic endopeptidase: MLQKLINFAKHPVYIPDENITLAYRFRVLFKLLVIALSSSILLLIIASIIQSIFSIELGKHAMDDLFENNSLIAIFSLAVLAAPFFEELLFRGPLVFFKNSKFFTSAFYILTIIFGFIHISNFELSTEVWLLSPLLVAPQISVGFLLGFIRVKFGLLWSMLMHACYNMILVGPLLVMKFLEIPLE
- a CDS encoding ABC transporter ATP-binding protein, encoding MIKASNIHKYYGKLEVLKGVNLHIKKGEIVSIVGASGAGKTTLLQILGTLDIQSNRTDSTLLINSIDTTNLNDKDLAKFRNEHIGFIFQFHQLLPEFTALENVCLPAFIKKTSRSNAETRAKELLDFLGLSHRYQHKPSELSGGEQQRVAVARALINNPSIIFADEPSGNLDSESADNLHKLFFELREKFGQTFVIVTHNEELAEMADRKLTMVDGKIVDKTILEASL
- the folE gene encoding GTP cyclohydrolase I FolE, coding for MSPYRSLEEYNLEITDEVKSRYSSIIDEIGEDVSREGLVKTPERAAKAMLFLTQGYQQDAVEILKGAMFKEDYDDMVIIKDIELYSLCEHHMLPFFGKAHIAYIPNGHIVGLSKIPRVVDVFARRLQVQERLTHDILECINNTLKPKGVAVVIEASHMCMMMRGVQKQNSVTTTSGFRGQFEKIETRNEFLKLISAKLS
- a CDS encoding sulfite oxidase, which codes for MKRRSFVAKSSLGSLSTLLGVDIIYKELMPKGYIPLAFQEIDPFALFKKDEAMVVLNDKPWNMEAQAHLLNDRITPNKYMFIRNNGLLPENIDEKTWELKIDGESVVTPKSYTLADLKSKFKHYTYQLTLECGGNGRSEFNPPAKGNQWTIGAVSSAEWTGVRLKDVLADAGVKDDAVYIGYHAADLHLSRNPTKEPISRGVPLSKAMQDETLLAFAMNGEDIPLIHGFPLRLVCGGWPASTSGKWLQTISIRNKVHDGEKMEGSSYRVPCETVAPGETVADEDMCIIESMPIKSLITYPKSGALINEGNKLKINGHAWAGELAVSELAYSIDYGTSWKTASLENAKNRLAWQHFKATITFPKKGYYEIWARATDSNGTSQPMVLPGWNPKGYLNNACHRIAVKVV
- a CDS encoding TonB-dependent receptor, whose product is MKNLYITMLLALLAQFTFAQNSLSGKIINNENQEPLEQVSLYFPQLEKGTVTDVDGYYEITNLPTGKFKIVISYIGFQSYSQTVDIIGTSNQLSIALTSSAIEMEEVIVSTPFHKLQRENVMKVERTSIQDLKSTGAINLSEGITTIPGVESVSTGVGIGKPVIRGLSSNRVLTYTQGILLENQQFGDEHGLGISDAGIESVEVIKGPASLLYGSDALGGVLYLNPEKFANSNEINGDINLNYFTNTQGFNGNGGFKTSSEKLKFLVRAGGSSHIDYKTGGDERVTNSRFNEKDLKTGLAYQLSNFKTEIRYNYNNSELGIPEEIGEQSTNRTPLEPFQNITSHILSSKTNIYFNNSSLQAIIGYTANNREEYEDHHHEEEHEEGEEEHEEESPALDMKLETLSYNIHYNLAKIGAVETIIGVQGMNQTNKNYGEEILIPNATTNDVGILATSHIHFNKSDIQLGLRFDTRTINSEQNGIIEQEGYVAALDKNFNSFNIAAGFKFDVTKSLITRVNIASGFRAPNLAELTSNGSHEGTNRFEVGNANLNNERNIQTDVSLEFKNEHFEFYVNGFYNSISDYIYLEPNGTNIDGDAVFLYQQQDANLFGGEVGLHYHPHPLDWLHLESNFSTVTGELKSNGNLPLIPANNWANTLRFEFSKINKNLNSGYGFLTLKSFFAQNKVSDFETSTDGYTLLNLGIGSTIKVSNQLIDLKLSAKNILDKEYISHLSRLKTDGILNIGRNVNLGISIPL
- a CDS encoding DUF6787 family protein — its product is MQKLKERWGISNNFQLIIIFFVFAITGSSSVYVAKPFLNLIGLELANFPETWWGTTIYWFLRILLIFPFYQILLVLFGWLFGQFKFFWAFEKKMLKRLGFGFLFN
- a CDS encoding DUF6146 family protein, with product MKKEKTIRLFLNSILTCGLAVLILNCSTAKEALEISKSEKETFKQVKGDTIKISSDLTEYEIIIIEPGFYTWLNSIAKPEGYYSQNFLENRNYIMVLEWNQRVLQPSRFSPNLYELQIDYSSQIDYGYEVNYKLYNYFIYFQRKYNQRLGPFVPRI
- a CDS encoding DUF937 domain-containing protein, which gives rise to MAGLLDLLNSPMGKQLISGVAGQTNQPEGKTADVLSMAMPLLLGAMKKNVSSPEGAAGLMSALSNNHNGSILDNLGGLFSGGVDDNVMADGAGILGHVFGNKQPQVENALSQKSGLDTGSIAQILKIAAPIVMGYIGKQTAQSNVSDGSGMNALLGSMLGGQPKENQSLITTLLDADGDGSILDDVAGMVMGSNKSKGGLGGLLGGLFGK
- a CDS encoding D-2-hydroxyacid dehydrogenase, yielding MKILANDGISKNGIAELEKAGFEIITTTVAQEQLANYINEHKIVALLVRSATKVRKELIDVCPTIKLIGRGGVGMDNIDVAYAKSKNIHVVNTPAASSESVAELVFAHLFGGVRFLYDANRNMPLEGDSNFKELKKSYSKGTELRGKTLGIFGFGNIGQATAKLAIGAGMNVIYYDPEVKDANLELVFFDGKKVSFHLKNTDKSDLIKKSDYISLHIPEQQNYVLGKAEFSQMKKGVGIVNAARGGVIDEVALVEALENGTVSFAGLDVYESEPKPEIKILMHPSISLSPHIGAATLEAQERIGLELASQIISLLK